One genomic region from Salinicola endophyticus encodes:
- the selA gene encoding L-seryl-tRNA(Sec) selenium transferase: MSEISPASNDLRRHLPAVNVLLAHAALQPERSRHGERVLTRAIRDTLTEWRRWLAAPDAPTSLDEPALIDAVRERLVRLTRPNLRAVFNLTGTVIHTNLGRSPLAEAAIAAMVEAARHPAALEYDLEGGQRGDRDRLVEALLVELTGAEAATVVNNNAAAVLLALSALGAGREAIISRGEMIEIGGAFRMPDVMTAAGCRLVEVGATNRTHARDFRQALGEQSGLIVKAHTSNYAIAGFTSSVPEPELAAIAHAHGIPFMIDLGSGALTDFRALGLPHEAQPAEAIAAGADLVTFSGDKLLGGPQAGIVVGRRELVERLKRHPLKRALRCDKLTLAALEATLRVYRDSDSPARELPTLRLLTRVEDEIAQQAERLLNPLRAALAGIATVESEACRSQLGSGSLPVDRLESRALVLHTPRGRDLARLERALRALPRPVIGRTHEGALWLDLRCLAEPADEQAFLAQLATLPACWEAA, from the coding sequence ATGTCCGAGATCTCTCCCGCGAGCAACGATCTTCGTCGCCACCTGCCTGCCGTCAACGTGCTGCTGGCCCATGCCGCCCTGCAACCGGAACGGTCACGCCATGGTGAGCGCGTGCTCACCCGCGCTATCCGCGACACGCTCACCGAGTGGCGTCGCTGGTTGGCGGCGCCGGACGCGCCGACTTCACTCGATGAGCCGGCGCTGATCGATGCGGTGCGTGAGCGTCTCGTGCGGCTGACCCGGCCCAACCTGCGCGCGGTGTTCAATCTCACCGGTACGGTGATCCATACCAACCTGGGACGATCGCCGTTGGCCGAGGCGGCAATCGCGGCGATGGTCGAGGCGGCACGCCACCCGGCGGCGCTGGAATATGACCTCGAAGGCGGGCAGCGTGGCGACCGCGACCGTCTGGTCGAGGCGCTGCTGGTCGAACTCACCGGGGCCGAGGCGGCGACCGTGGTCAACAACAATGCGGCCGCCGTGCTGCTGGCGCTGAGCGCTTTGGGGGCAGGTCGCGAGGCGATCATCTCGCGCGGCGAGATGATCGAGATCGGCGGCGCTTTCCGTATGCCCGACGTGATGACCGCCGCCGGCTGCCGGCTGGTCGAGGTGGGGGCCACCAACCGCACCCATGCACGTGACTTTCGTCAGGCGCTGGGTGAACAGAGCGGTCTGATCGTCAAGGCGCACACCTCCAACTACGCCATCGCCGGCTTCACCAGCAGCGTGCCGGAGCCGGAGCTGGCGGCGATCGCCCACGCCCACGGTATTCCCTTCATGATCGATCTGGGCAGCGGCGCGCTGACCGACTTCCGCGCCCTGGGACTGCCCCACGAGGCGCAGCCGGCGGAGGCGATCGCCGCCGGGGCCGATCTGGTCACCTTCAGCGGCGACAAGTTGCTGGGTGGTCCGCAGGCGGGGATCGTGGTCGGCCGGCGCGAGCTGGTCGAGCGTCTCAAGCGCCATCCGCTCAAGCGCGCGCTGCGCTGCGACAAGCTCACCCTGGCCGCCCTCGAGGCCACGCTGCGGGTCTATCGCGACAGCGATTCGCCGGCGCGCGAGCTGCCCACGCTGCGGCTGTTGACCCGTGTGGAGGATGAAATCGCACAGCAGGCCGAGCGTCTGCTGAACCCACTGCGGGCGGCACTCGCCGGCATCGCCACGGTGGAGAGTGAGGCCTGCCGCAGTCAGCTCGGCAGCGGCTCGCTGCCGGTGGATCGCCTGGAGAGCCGTGCGCTGGTGTTGCATACGCCGCGCGGGCGCGATCTGGCCCGTCTCGAGCGGGCGCTGCGCGCACTGCCGCGACCGGTGATCGGGCGCACCCACGAGGGTGCGCTATGGCTCGATCTGCGCTGTCTCGCCGAGCCCGCCGACGAGCAAGCGTTCCTGGCGCAGCTGGCGACGCTGCCGGCGTGCTGGGAGGCGGCATGA
- the selB gene encoding selenocysteine-specific translation elongation factor, whose translation MIVGTAGHVDHGKTALIRGLTGIATDRLKEEQARGLTIEPGYAYPTPPPGSEGAVLGFIDVPGHERFIANMLAGAAGIDAMLLVVAADDGIMPQSVEHLRILELLGVERAWVALTKCDRVDAARVQQVRAEITAWLAQTRFAGAPLFAVSNLSGAGQAALGDALWAAARAQTARRVSGGFRLAVDRAFVKQGAGVVVTGTIRSGEVRQGDNVCLLPGGASARVRALRAQNREVALARHGERCALNLSGSEVERGTLSRGDWVVAADSRVEGRQRLDVTLALLSEAEPLKHWTPVHLHHLSAHVTGHVSLLEGETLAPGQTMLAQLVLAAPLHAAHGDALIVRDHGASRTLAGARVLDVAPPRRGARQPARLAWLQALRAMLPEADGEVQLAALWPRLASGQSVDLVALAANLDLPAAVLDEAAAQAGWVVIAADAATRHAFRVDDLAARYAAVVARLGQVHVEEPAMRGAEIDRLRRMSAPALPPALFRPLLERWKAGGEIVQHGPFIALADHRATLGEADAARWQAVRPLLAQTPFEPPRVRDIAMTLGVDEGEIRTLLRRTALLGEVYQLRHDHFFLTPHVAQLADWVRELAACSPEGVVASAFRDRVGCGRKLAVAMLEFFDRVGFTRRVGDGHKVIRQDMLFT comes from the coding sequence ATGATCGTCGGTACCGCGGGGCACGTCGACCACGGCAAGACCGCGCTGATCCGCGGGCTCACCGGTATCGCCACCGACCGCCTGAAGGAGGAGCAGGCGCGCGGCCTGACCATTGAGCCGGGATACGCCTATCCCACACCGCCACCGGGGAGCGAGGGGGCGGTACTCGGCTTCATCGACGTGCCCGGTCATGAGCGCTTCATCGCCAACATGCTTGCGGGTGCCGCTGGCATCGACGCCATGCTGCTGGTGGTGGCGGCGGACGACGGCATCATGCCGCAGAGCGTCGAGCATCTGCGCATTCTGGAGCTGCTCGGGGTCGAGCGCGCCTGGGTCGCGCTAACCAAGTGCGACCGCGTGGACGCCGCCCGGGTGCAGCAGGTGCGTGCGGAGATCACCGCCTGGCTGGCGCAGACGCGCTTCGCCGGGGCGCCGCTGTTCGCCGTCTCCAATCTGTCCGGCGCGGGCCAGGCGGCGCTGGGTGATGCCCTGTGGGCCGCGGCGCGCGCGCAGACGGCACGCAGGGTGAGCGGTGGCTTTCGGCTGGCGGTGGACCGTGCCTTCGTCAAGCAGGGCGCGGGGGTGGTGGTCACCGGCACCATCCGCAGCGGTGAGGTGCGCCAGGGCGATAATGTGTGCCTGCTGCCGGGCGGGGCCAGCGCGCGGGTACGCGCGCTGCGGGCACAGAATCGCGAGGTCGCGCTGGCCCGACACGGCGAGCGCTGCGCGCTCAATCTGAGTGGCAGCGAGGTCGAGCGCGGCACGCTGTCGCGCGGGGACTGGGTAGTCGCCGCGGACTCCAGGGTCGAGGGACGTCAGCGGCTCGACGTCACCCTCGCACTGCTGTCGGAAGCCGAACCGCTCAAGCACTGGACGCCGGTGCATCTGCACCATCTCAGCGCCCATGTCACCGGCCATGTCTCGCTGCTCGAGGGTGAGACGCTGGCCCCTGGCCAGACCATGCTGGCGCAGCTGGTGCTGGCGGCGCCGCTGCACGCGGCCCACGGCGATGCGCTGATCGTGCGCGACCACGGCGCCAGCCGCACCCTGGCCGGCGCACGCGTGCTCGACGTGGCGCCACCGCGGCGTGGTGCGCGTCAGCCGGCGCGCCTGGCCTGGTTGCAGGCACTGAGGGCGATGCTCCCGGAGGCGGACGGCGAAGTGCAACTGGCAGCGCTGTGGCCGCGTCTCGCCAGCGGCCAGAGTGTCGACCTGGTGGCCCTGGCGGCCAATCTCGACCTGCCCGCGGCGGTTCTCGACGAAGCGGCCGCCCAGGCCGGATGGGTGGTGATCGCCGCCGACGCGGCCACGCGCCACGCCTTTCGCGTCGACGATCTGGCCGCGCGCTACGCGGCGGTGGTGGCGCGTCTGGGCCAGGTCCACGTCGAGGAGCCGGCGATGCGTGGGGCGGAGATCGACCGGCTGCGGCGGATGAGCGCACCGGCGCTGCCGCCGGCGCTTTTCCGCCCGCTGCTGGAGCGCTGGAAAGCCGGGGGAGAGATCGTCCAGCACGGGCCCTTCATCGCCCTGGCCGACCATCGGGCGACGCTGGGAGAGGCCGATGCCGCGCGCTGGCAGGCGGTGCGGCCGCTGCTGGCGCAGACGCCGTTCGAACCGCCCCGGGTGCGCGATATCGCCATGACACTGGGCGTGGATGAGGGGGAGATCCGCACCCTGCTGCGACGCACGGCGCTGCTCGGCGAGGTCTACCAACTGCGCCACGATCATTTCTTTCTCACCCCTCATGTGGCCCAGCTCGCCGACTGGGTGCGCGAGCTTGCGGCCTGCTCGCCGGAGGGGGTCGTGGCGTCGGCGTTTCGCGATCGGGTCGGCTGCGGGCGCAAGCTGGCGGTGGCGATGCTTGAATTCTTCGACCGTGTCGGCTTCACCCGACGCGTCGGCGATGGTCACAAGGTGATTCGACAGGATATGCTGTTCACCTGA
- a CDS encoding cation diffusion facilitator family transporter, protein MPAHHDHAHPHDHHHDHGGHHHHDHTPEVTADSATRVKLAMLLTAGFMLAEVVGGLISGSLALLADAGHMFSDSFSLGLALFAFAMGSRAPDTRRTFGYQRFQVLAAFVNGLTLFGIAVWIFIAAVQRFTQPVEVLAGPMMTIAVLGLVVNLVVFKILHGGDQENLNLRGALLHVLGDLLGSVAAIVASVVILLTGWTPIDPLLSVLAAGLILRAAWTILRRSTHTLLEGTPEGLDVDQIRLALLAVEGVDELHDMHVWGLTPQDPLLSAHLVIASADQHDAVIERAYGVLQSRFAIHHATLQVETAACRTGGDCHAGVHP, encoded by the coding sequence ATGCCCGCTCATCACGACCACGCCCACCCCCATGATCATCATCACGATCATGGCGGCCACCATCATCACGACCATACGCCCGAAGTGACCGCCGACAGCGCCACGCGGGTCAAGTTGGCGATGTTGCTGACCGCCGGTTTCATGCTGGCAGAGGTGGTGGGTGGTTTGATCTCCGGCTCGCTGGCACTGCTGGCCGATGCCGGGCACATGTTCAGTGACAGCTTCTCGCTCGGCCTGGCCCTGTTCGCCTTCGCCATGGGCAGCCGCGCGCCGGATACCCGGCGCACCTTCGGCTATCAGCGTTTTCAGGTGCTCGCCGCCTTCGTCAATGGGCTGACCCTGTTCGGCATCGCGGTGTGGATCTTCATCGCCGCGGTTCAGCGCTTCACCCAGCCGGTGGAGGTGCTGGCCGGGCCGATGATGACCATCGCCGTGCTCGGGCTGGTGGTCAATCTGGTGGTATTCAAGATTCTCCACGGTGGCGATCAGGAAAACCTCAATCTGCGCGGTGCGCTGCTGCACGTGCTGGGGGATCTGCTCGGCTCGGTAGCGGCGATCGTGGCCTCGGTGGTGATTCTGCTCACCGGCTGGACGCCGATCGACCCGCTGCTCTCGGTGCTCGCTGCGGGGCTGATCCTGCGCGCGGCCTGGACGATTCTGCGGCGCTCCACCCATACCCTGCTCGAGGGTACCCCGGAGGGCCTCGACGTGGATCAGATTCGTCTGGCGCTGCTGGCGGTCGAGGGGGTCGATGAGCTGCACGACATGCACGTCTGGGGGCTCACGCCGCAGGACCCGCTGCTCAGCGCGCATCTGGTGATCGCCTCGGCCGACCAGCACGATGCGGTGATCGAGCGCGCCTATGGCGTGCTGCAGTCGCGCTTCGCGATCCACCACGCCACCCTTCAGGTCGAGACCGCCGCTTGCCGTACCGGTGGTGACTGCCACGCCGGTGTCCATCCCTGA
- the metF gene encoding methylenetetrahydrofolate reductase [NAD(P)H], whose product MNTHLPLGISFEFFPPNTAAGREKLGATRDALSARSPRFFSVTYGAGGSTQARTLDTVEALRQGGVATAPHLSCVGSEKAAIRELLGRYRESGIDSLVALRGDLPSGMGGAGELRYANELVEFVRAETGDHFNIAVAAYPEFHPQALSAERDLENFARKVKAGADFAITQYFFNADAYFHFVDRARALGVETPIVPGIMPITNYSKLARFSEACGADIPRWVRKQLEAYGDDQQSIQAFGTDMVSRLCQRLLDGGAPGLHFYTLNQAGPSLRILDNLA is encoded by the coding sequence ATGAATACGCATCTCCCCCTGGGCATCAGCTTCGAGTTCTTTCCCCCCAATACTGCGGCCGGGCGAGAGAAGCTCGGCGCCACGCGGGATGCGCTGAGCGCACGTTCGCCGCGCTTCTTCTCGGTCACCTATGGTGCCGGCGGTTCGACCCAGGCGCGCACCCTCGATACCGTCGAGGCGCTGCGTCAGGGGGGCGTCGCCACGGCGCCGCACCTCTCTTGCGTGGGCAGCGAGAAGGCCGCGATACGCGAGCTGCTTGGACGCTACCGCGAGTCGGGTATCGATAGCCTGGTCGCGCTGCGCGGTGATCTGCCCTCGGGTATGGGCGGGGCGGGTGAGCTGCGTTACGCCAACGAGCTGGTCGAGTTCGTGCGCGCCGAGACCGGCGATCATTTCAATATCGCGGTGGCCGCCTACCCCGAGTTTCACCCCCAGGCGCTGAGCGCCGAGCGCGATCTGGAGAACTTCGCGCGCAAGGTGAAAGCCGGCGCCGACTTCGCCATCACCCAGTACTTCTTCAACGCCGACGCCTACTTCCACTTCGTCGATCGGGCCCGCGCGCTGGGGGTGGAGACACCGATCGTGCCCGGCATCATGCCGATCACCAATTACAGCAAGCTGGCACGCTTCTCCGAGGCCTGCGGCGCCGACATTCCGCGCTGGGTGCGCAAGCAGCTCGAAGCCTATGGCGACGACCAGCAGAGCATCCAGGCGTTCGGCACCGACATGGTGTCACGGCTCTGTCAGCGTCTGCTCGACGGCGGTGCGCCGGGGCTGCACTTCTACACCCTCAATCAGGCCGGCCCGTCGCTCCGCATCCTCGACAACCTGGCCTGA
- the sodC gene encoding superoxide dismutase [Cu-Zn] SodC, translating into MQRTIASALGVGILLTLAGLAQADTQVDMHSVSTQGVGESMGTITARDTDYGLLLTPDLSGLEPGIHGFHLHTNPSCDPSESDGKVTPAGTAGGHFDPEQTDSHQGPYSDAGHLGDLPVLAVDAEGNATTPVLAPRLSEADLSGHAFVIHSGGDNYSDQPKLGGGGARVACGVIE; encoded by the coding sequence ATGCAACGGACGATAGCGAGCGCCCTGGGCGTGGGTATTCTGCTGACGCTGGCGGGGCTGGCACAGGCCGATACGCAGGTCGACATGCACAGCGTCTCCACCCAGGGGGTGGGGGAGTCCATGGGCACCATCACGGCCAGGGATACCGATTATGGGCTGCTGTTGACGCCGGATCTTTCCGGTCTCGAACCCGGCATTCACGGTTTCCATCTGCACACCAACCCCAGCTGCGATCCCAGCGAGAGTGACGGCAAGGTGACCCCGGCGGGGACCGCGGGCGGCCACTTCGACCCCGAGCAGACCGACTCTCACCAGGGGCCCTATAGCGATGCCGGCCATCTGGGGGATCTGCCGGTGCTGGCGGTGGATGCCGAGGGCAACGCCACCACCCCGGTGCTGGCGCCGCGCCTGAGCGAAGCCGACCTCTCCGGTCATGCCTTCGTTATCCACTCAGGCGGCGACAACTACAGCGATCAGCCCAAGCTGGGTGGCGGCGGGGCGCGTGTCGCCTGCGGCGTGATCGAGTAA
- a CDS encoding metal-dependent hydrolase — protein sequence MANFRTHFGVASVGGLIASQAGWQASLYGLWQAAAIAGLVTFGGILPDIDADNSRAVRLIFQILALIAIVVAVLLLQHRVTPAQLFAACGATYLAVRYLASALFARFTVHRGLWHSLLAAVLSGLATAAASFTLLGQPARLAWLHGLALTLGFLIHLALDELYSVDLTGARFKRSFGTALKPFDWKAPGSSLMLLLTSVHLIAWLPPLAVLREVLTHGLGWGR from the coding sequence ATGGCCAACTTTCGCACCCACTTCGGGGTCGCCAGCGTGGGAGGGCTGATAGCCTCCCAGGCGGGGTGGCAGGCGTCGCTCTACGGGCTATGGCAGGCGGCGGCGATCGCCGGGCTGGTGACCTTCGGCGGCATTCTGCCCGATATCGACGCCGACAACTCCCGGGCGGTGCGCCTGATCTTCCAGATCCTGGCGCTGATCGCCATCGTCGTGGCGGTGCTGCTGCTGCAGCATCGGGTCACGCCGGCGCAACTGTTCGCCGCCTGCGGCGCGACCTATCTGGCGGTGCGCTATCTGGCCAGCGCGCTGTTCGCCCGCTTCACCGTGCATCGCGGGCTGTGGCACTCGCTGCTGGCAGCGGTGCTCAGCGGGTTGGCGACGGCGGCGGCAAGTTTCACCCTGCTCGGCCAGCCGGCCCGCCTGGCTTGGCTTCACGGCCTGGCGCTGACGCTCGGCTTTCTCATCCACCTGGCGCTGGACGAACTCTACAGCGTCGATCTCACCGGGGCGCGGTTCAAGCGCTCCTTCGGCACTGCGCTCAAACCGTTCGATTGGAAGGCCCCCGGCAGCTCGCTGATGCTGCTGCTCACCTCGGTGCATCTGATCGCCTGGTTGCCGCCGCTGGCGGTGCTGCGAGAGGTGCTGACACATGGGCTGGGATGGGGGCGCTAG
- a CDS encoding haloacid dehalogenase type II, whose translation MHLVFDVNETLLDTAALDPLFMRWFGTEARRGEWFLILQETWMTANLVGRFAPFAELARSALRQLGAKHGVAITPADEQALVDGVLAMPAHADAVEALARLRQQGHTLTALTNSASEAAQHQLSQAGLAAYFDAILSVDRVARYKPAPEPYRAAAAHWAVAPEEMVMVAAHGWDLIGAQAVGMRTAFVARPGKAMDPALEQVPTWRGDDLRQLMAQVVAAG comes from the coding sequence ATGCATCTGGTCTTCGACGTCAATGAAACGCTGCTCGATACCGCCGCGCTTGACCCGCTGTTCATGCGCTGGTTCGGCACCGAGGCGCGCCGTGGCGAGTGGTTCCTGATCCTGCAGGAAACCTGGATGACCGCCAATCTGGTCGGACGTTTCGCGCCCTTCGCCGAGCTGGCCAGGAGTGCGCTGCGCCAGCTCGGGGCCAAGCACGGGGTCGCGATCACGCCCGCCGACGAGCAGGCGCTGGTCGACGGCGTGCTGGCCATGCCGGCGCACGCCGACGCCGTCGAGGCGCTGGCCCGGCTGCGCCAGCAGGGGCACACCCTCACCGCGCTGACCAATAGTGCCAGCGAGGCGGCGCAGCATCAGTTATCCCAGGCGGGTCTGGCGGCCTATTTCGATGCCATTCTCAGCGTCGATCGGGTCGCGCGTTACAAGCCGGCGCCGGAGCCCTATCGCGCGGCGGCGGCGCACTGGGCGGTCGCGCCCGAGGAGATGGTCATGGTGGCGGCCCACGGCTGGGATCTGATCGGTGCCCAGGCGGTGGGCATGCGTACCGCCTTCGTGGCGCGCCCGGGCAAGGCGATGGACCCGGCGCTGGAGCAGGTGCCCACCTGGCGCGGTGACGACCTGCGCCAGCTGATGGCCCAGGTCGTCGCAGCGGGATGA
- a CDS encoding YheV family putative zinc ribbon protein, translating into MTHTPKRFIAGAICPRCAAMDRIRSWEQNGIRYRDCVSCDFFEQLPVEDSAQDELPTRVNQPRETQKPAREEISTVKIIDPGTRH; encoded by the coding sequence ATGACACACACACCCAAACGCTTCATCGCCGGCGCCATCTGCCCGCGCTGTGCGGCCATGGATCGCATACGCAGCTGGGAGCAGAACGGTATCCGCTACCGCGACTGCGTCAGCTGCGACTTCTTCGAGCAGCTGCCGGTGGAGGACAGCGCGCAGGACGAACTGCCAACCCGGGTCAATCAGCCCCGCGAGACCCAGAAGCCCGCGCGCGAAGAGATCAGTACAGTGAAGATCATCGATCCCGGTACCCGCCACTAG
- the prlC gene encoding oligopeptidase A, whose translation MSHNPLLDSNTLPPFEAIRPEHAVPAVEKIIADNRAAIDTLANQQAPTWDSLAAPLEALDDRLSQAFSPVSHLNSTMNSDALRDAYQQCLALLSEYSTWVGQHTALFQAFERLAQSEDFSALDEAQRKAVDNTLRNFRLAGVDLPSEQKRRYGEIQARLSELGNTFSNQLLDATQAWHKTLPDASRLAGLPESALEMLAANAEAKGETGYRITLDVPCFLPIMTFAEDRELRQEVYTAYVTRASDQGPNAGANDNAPVIEEILALRHELAQLLGFATYADYSLETKMAESPDQVLGFLDDLAERALPQARRDIGELQTYARDTLGMGELAPWDIGFVSEKLRQARYDISQEQLRPYFPAPRAVDGLFRVVGKLYGIRMTENPEAPRYHPDVRYFDVLDGDTPIAGFYLDLYAREGKRGGAWMDVCRTRRQREDGSLQLPVAYLTCNFTPPVGGKPALLTHDEVLTLFHEFGHGLHHMLTRQTVADVSGISGVAWDAVELPSQFMENFCWEREGLDLIAGHVDSGDKLPDALLDKLQAARNFQSAMQMMRQLEFSMFDLRLHHELATPSAADVQALLDGVRAQVSVVPSVDFNRFQNGFSHIFAGGYAAGYYSYKWAEVLSADAYSAFEEAGIFDAETGQRFRSEILERGGSRDAAELFKAFRGREPSIEPLLRHTGIEPRDAA comes from the coding sequence ATGTCGCACAATCCGCTGCTCGACTCCAACACGCTGCCGCCGTTCGAGGCGATCCGCCCCGAGCATGCCGTTCCCGCGGTCGAGAAGATCATCGCCGACAACCGCGCCGCGATCGACACCCTGGCCAATCAGCAGGCGCCTACCTGGGACTCCCTCGCCGCACCGTTGGAGGCGCTCGACGACCGTCTCTCCCAGGCTTTCTCGCCGGTGTCGCACCTCAACTCGACGATGAACAGCGACGCCCTGCGCGACGCCTATCAGCAGTGTCTGGCGCTGCTCTCGGAGTACAGCACCTGGGTCGGCCAGCACACCGCGCTGTTCCAGGCCTTCGAACGCCTGGCCCAGAGCGAGGATTTCTCTGCGCTTGACGAGGCCCAGCGCAAGGCGGTCGACAACACCCTGCGCAACTTCCGCCTCGCCGGTGTTGACCTGCCCAGCGAGCAGAAGCGCCGCTACGGCGAGATCCAGGCACGCCTCTCCGAGCTGGGCAATACCTTCTCCAACCAGCTGCTCGATGCCACCCAGGCGTGGCACAAGACGCTGCCCGACGCCTCGCGCCTGGCCGGCCTGCCGGAGAGCGCGCTGGAGATGCTGGCCGCCAACGCCGAGGCCAAGGGCGAAACGGGCTATCGCATCACCCTCGATGTGCCCTGCTTTCTGCCGATCATGACCTTCGCCGAGGATCGCGAACTGCGCCAGGAGGTCTACACCGCCTACGTCACCCGCGCCTCCGACCAGGGCCCCAACGCCGGCGCCAACGACAACGCCCCGGTGATCGAGGAGATCCTGGCGCTGCGTCATGAGCTGGCTCAGCTACTCGGCTTCGCCACCTACGCCGACTACTCGCTGGAGACCAAGATGGCCGAGTCTCCCGACCAGGTCCTGGGCTTTCTCGACGATCTCGCCGAGCGTGCCCTGCCCCAGGCGCGGCGGGATATCGGCGAGCTCCAGACCTATGCCCGCGACACCCTCGGCATGGGCGAACTGGCCCCCTGGGACATCGGCTTCGTCAGCGAGAAGCTGCGCCAGGCGCGCTATGACATCTCCCAAGAGCAGCTGCGCCCCTACTTCCCCGCGCCGCGGGCGGTGGACGGCCTGTTCCGCGTGGTCGGCAAGCTCTACGGCATCCGCATGACCGAGAATCCCGAGGCTCCGCGCTACCACCCGGACGTGCGCTACTTCGACGTGCTCGACGGCGACACCCCGATCGCCGGCTTCTACCTCGACCTCTACGCCCGGGAAGGCAAGCGCGGTGGCGCCTGGATGGACGTCTGCCGCACCCGGCGCCAGCGCGAGGATGGTTCGCTGCAGCTGCCGGTCGCCTACCTGACCTGCAACTTCACCCCGCCGGTCGGCGGCAAGCCGGCGCTGTTGACCCACGACGAGGTGCTGACACTGTTCCATGAGTTCGGTCACGGCCTGCACCACATGCTGACCCGGCAGACGGTGGCCGACGTCTCCGGCATCAGCGGCGTAGCCTGGGACGCAGTCGAACTGCCCAGCCAGTTCATGGAGAACTTCTGCTGGGAGCGCGAGGGGCTCGACTTGATCGCCGGCCACGTCGACAGCGGCGACAAGCTGCCGGATGCACTGCTCGACAAACTGCAGGCAGCGCGCAACTTCCAGTCGGCGATGCAGATGATGCGCCAGCTGGAGTTCTCGATGTTCGATCTGCGCCTGCACCACGAGCTCGCCACCCCCAGCGCCGCCGACGTGCAGGCACTGCTCGATGGCGTGCGCGCCCAGGTGTCGGTGGTCCCCAGCGTCGACTTCAACCGCTTCCAGAACGGCTTCTCGCATATCTTTGCCGGCGGCTACGCCGCGGGCTACTACAGCTACAAGTGGGCCGAAGTGCTCTCGGCGGACGCCTACAGCGCCTTCGAGGAGGCCGGCATCTTCGACGCCGAGACCGGCCAGCGCTTCCGCAGCGAGATCCTAGAGCGCGGCGGCTCGCGCGATGCCGCCGAGCTGTTCAAGGCGTTCCGCGGCCGCGAGCCGAGCATCGAGCCGCTGCTGCGCCATACCGGCATCGAACCGCGCGACGCCGCCTGA
- a CDS encoding sodium-dependent transporter has protein sequence MNETLERWHSRRAFILAVTGAAVGLGNIWRFPYMTGENGGSAFLLLYILFVVVLGLPMMMAEILIGRAGRRSPMQALAYLASEAGVSPHWRWLGLFGALTVFFILSFYSVVSGWSIEYLVDAVNGGFVERTPAQIGSAFDAFLADPLRMTFNHTLFMLLTMSVVAAGVSNGLEKLNNVMMPLLYVILIVLGGYAVTTAGFGAAMAWLFTPNPAAIDLQVVLNAMGHAFFTLAVGACALMAYGAYMPEEQSLPRAVCAVALLDIAVALLSGIAIFSVVFTHGLDPTEGPGLMFVTLPIAFSELPGGQIWLGAFFLLLLVATWTSSINLAEPMVAMLIGAGWRRGRAALLIGALVWGVGLLSVLSFSTLADVHWIGEMNFFALVSTVPPDIFLPIGGLLIAIFAAWRMLPEAAASALGAPTAGFRLWRGVVRYVSIPLTAVVLLSSLI, from the coding sequence ATGAACGAAACCCTGGAGCGCTGGCACTCACGCCGTGCTTTCATTCTGGCGGTGACCGGCGCCGCGGTGGGGCTGGGCAATATCTGGCGCTTCCCCTACATGACCGGGGAGAACGGCGGCTCGGCCTTTCTGCTGCTCTACATCCTGTTCGTGGTGGTGCTGGGCCTGCCGATGATGATGGCGGAGATCCTGATCGGGCGTGCCGGCCGGCGCAGCCCGATGCAGGCGCTGGCGTATCTCGCCAGCGAGGCCGGGGTCAGCCCGCACTGGCGCTGGCTCGGGCTGTTCGGGGCGCTCACCGTCTTCTTCATCCTCTCGTTCTACTCGGTGGTCTCCGGCTGGTCGATCGAGTATCTGGTCGACGCGGTTAATGGTGGCTTCGTCGAGCGTACGCCGGCACAGATCGGCTCGGCCTTCGACGCCTTCCTCGCCGATCCGCTGCGCATGACCTTCAATCACACGCTGTTCATGTTGCTGACCATGTCGGTGGTCGCCGCCGGGGTCAGCAACGGGCTGGAGAAGCTCAACAACGTGATGATGCCGCTGCTCTACGTGATCCTGATCGTGCTCGGCGGCTACGCCGTCACCACCGCCGGCTTCGGCGCGGCGATGGCTTGGCTGTTCACGCCCAATCCGGCGGCGATCGATCTCCAGGTGGTGCTCAACGCCATGGGGCACGCCTTCTTCACCCTTGCCGTGGGGGCCTGTGCGCTAATGGCCTATGGCGCCTACATGCCCGAAGAGCAGAGTCTGCCGCGGGCGGTGTGCGCAGTGGCCCTGCTGGATATCGCGGTGGCGCTGCTCTCGGGTATCGCCATCTTCTCGGTGGTGTTCACCCACGGTCTCGATCCGACCGAGGGGCCGGGGCTGATGTTCGTGACGCTGCCGATCGCCTTCAGCGAGCTCCCGGGTGGGCAGATCTGGCTGGGGGCCTTCTTCCTGCTGCTGCTGGTGGCGACCTGGACCTCCTCGATCAATCTGGCCGAGCCGATGGTGGCGATGCTGATCGGCGCCGGCTGGCGCCGTGGGCGGGCGGCGCTGCTGATCGGTGCGCTGGTGTGGGGTGTGGGTCTGCTCTCGGTGCTGTCATTCTCGACCCTGGCCGACGTGCACTGGATCGGCGAGATGAACTTCTTCGCCCTGGTATCCACGGTGCCGCCGGATATCTTCCTGCCCATCGGCGGGCTGCTGATCGCGATCTTCGCCGCCTGGCGCATGTTGCCCGAAGCCGCGGCCTCGGCGCTGGGCGCGCCGACGGCGGGGTTCCGGCTGTGGCGCGGCGTGGTGCGCTATGTCTCGATCCCGTTGACGGCGGTGGTGCTGTTGTCGAGCCTGATATAG